In the genome of Actinomadura graeca, one region contains:
- a CDS encoding protein kinase domain-containing protein, producing the protein MRASERVSALEYVGPYVLERRLGSGAQGVVYEAYRRQDRQRVALKLLPGESHDIKGLEGEARALKRVPSFCTARVLDVDLKGPRPYIASEYVEGLNLAQAVLGFGAGGRYRPGARLSGDDLYHLAVGTATALTAIHGVQVVHRDFKPDNILLGPDGPRVIDFGVSRILLTHSGTEFPFAGTPGYIAPELYQGNRGGPAADVFAWGAVIFFAATGCKAFDVPRTPNGDVWMARHPPDLTGLPRALRGLVTASLAVARRDRPLAKEVLSYLIGETETDPARLLAAGKAVAEPLLHRWQPVNPTLEVIAEQAYERLRPEDRAMAHQVLLRFIAIGERNEIAIRRVPAEELELGQEAPGAVHRILREFDQLVSSRDGEVVLARPALPHAWERMHTWIKSDLQGLHVHAQLRSAARAWRQHGRQPSDVLGGTAFRQALEWASAPGRLTTAAERQFLDACAQVQIAIARRNRIVAAVMAVLLVIIAGAAAWAFREQNESGRQRDRAVAGQRAATSRALAARGELLKDAEPATAARLAATAWGVSPTDEARAAVDGLLAAPFRGESRDHTKRVVDVAVSPDGRLVASASFDGTVRVWNRVTGEHVIALRGDAFFDVAFSPDGRTLGAAATTIRLWDVATRRELPDKIPGSSRVVFSPDGRMLATGGAKVTLWDLRSRTAVRSLPAGAGTGTLVFSPDSRIFASGGSPVRLWSTATGQRLNTSPADVLNGEVAFLPDGKHVVLLGQPDAAINDPELHGDKAGIWILDSTTHDITGPFFPPNTANALTLAVSPDGSTIATGDEKGKLYLWDTATAQPLGDPIKAHGEFITGLAFTSDGSTVVSSSYDTVVRAWNAKVRRPVGPAIQEAGIADMTALTSDSILTITQGGQLKTWDGPKGAVKTAALPQPHLDAIELMAVSPDQRTLATGSSPGATSTIFQLWDLPSRRPLTGSITVPNAARFGAMAFSPDSRHLATVGWGGGLTIWDARTGKRTAGPLGRSKSYLAYSADGHTIATANGIDLPTGNHTYDLTIHLWDTRTGRERTPALTGHTGQLTGLAFSPDGATLASSAVDGTVRLWNVTSGKQTGNSLTTSTVPVTAMAFDRNGRTLAVATAITAASSVQLWDLPTRHPLGPPLHEPTDYDTRLTFTTSGDLVSLSYDDPDETDTDTATDPPFSLRYWKTQRLADPITEICRINGSLNSKEWDQYIDSQPYQKACP; encoded by the coding sequence GTGAGGGCTTCGGAGAGGGTAAGTGCGCTCGAGTACGTCGGTCCGTACGTGCTTGAGCGGCGTCTCGGGTCGGGTGCGCAGGGAGTCGTCTATGAGGCCTATCGCCGCCAGGATCGGCAGCGAGTCGCGCTGAAGCTGCTCCCGGGGGAGAGCCATGACATTAAAGGGTTGGAGGGTGAGGCGCGAGCGCTCAAGCGGGTTCCATCGTTCTGTACCGCCCGAGTCCTGGATGTGGATCTCAAGGGGCCCCGGCCGTATATCGCCAGCGAGTACGTAGAGGGCCTCAACCTTGCTCAGGCGGTACTTGGGTTCGGCGCCGGCGGCCGGTATCGACCGGGGGCCAGGCTGTCGGGCGACGATCTTTACCACCTCGCCGTGGGAACCGCGACCGCGCTCACAGCTATCCACGGGGTCCAGGTGGTGCACCGCGATTTCAAGCCCGACAACATCTTGCTCGGACCGGACGGCCCGCGAGTCATCGATTTCGGGGTCTCACGCATCCTGCTGACGCATTCGGGCACGGAGTTCCCCTTCGCAGGCACACCCGGCTACATCGCACCTGAGCTCTATCAGGGAAACCGGGGCGGGCCTGCCGCGGATGTTTTCGCCTGGGGCGCGGTCATCTTCTTCGCCGCCACAGGATGCAAGGCGTTCGACGTCCCGCGTACCCCCAACGGCGATGTATGGATGGCGCGCCATCCGCCTGATTTGACAGGCCTCCCCCGGGCCCTACGGGGGCTGGTTACGGCGTCGCTCGCGGTGGCCAGGCGCGACCGTCCGCTGGCCAAGGAGGTGCTTTCCTACCTGATCGGGGAAACCGAGACCGATCCGGCCAGGCTTCTGGCTGCGGGAAAGGCCGTCGCCGAGCCGTTGCTCCACCGCTGGCAGCCGGTGAACCCGACGCTGGAGGTCATCGCTGAGCAGGCGTACGAGCGCCTTCGACCCGAGGATCGGGCCATGGCTCACCAAGTTCTGCTGCGCTTCATCGCGATCGGCGAACGCAATGAGATCGCTATCCGCCGGGTCCCGGCAGAGGAACTGGAGCTGGGCCAAGAAGCACCGGGCGCCGTCCACCGGATCTTGCGGGAGTTCGATCAGCTGGTGTCCTCGCGCGACGGGGAGGTGGTTCTGGCCAGGCCCGCCCTGCCGCATGCCTGGGAGCGGATGCATACCTGGATCAAGTCCGATCTGCAGGGCCTGCATGTGCATGCGCAGCTGAGGTCGGCCGCACGCGCTTGGCGGCAGCATGGCCGACAACCCTCAGACGTCCTCGGTGGAACCGCGTTCCGGCAGGCTTTGGAGTGGGCATCCGCACCGGGCCGACTGACCACGGCGGCGGAACGCCAGTTCCTGGATGCGTGCGCCCAGGTCCAGATCGCCATCGCCCGGCGAAACCGGATCGTCGCCGCCGTCATGGCGGTCCTGCTGGTCATCATTGCGGGCGCGGCCGCATGGGCGTTCCGGGAGCAGAACGAGTCCGGACGACAACGCGATCGAGCCGTGGCCGGGCAGCGGGCGGCCACATCACGGGCACTGGCGGCCCGAGGCGAGCTGCTCAAAGACGCAGAACCTGCCACTGCCGCGCGTCTGGCGGCCACGGCCTGGGGAGTCAGCCCCACAGACGAGGCCCGCGCGGCCGTCGACGGGCTGCTGGCCGCACCGTTCCGCGGCGAGAGCCGGGACCACACCAAGCGAGTGGTCGACGTGGCCGTCTCCCCTGACGGCCGCCTGGTGGCTTCAGCGAGCTTTGACGGTACCGTGCGCGTCTGGAACAGAGTGACAGGCGAACATGTGATCGCATTGCGCGGCGATGCGTTCTTCGACGTTGCGTTCAGCCCCGACGGGCGCACCCTAGGTGCGGCCGCCACCACGATCAGGCTGTGGGATGTGGCGACACGCCGGGAGCTGCCCGACAAGATCCCCGGTTCTTCAAGGGTCGTCTTCAGTCCCGACGGGAGAATGCTCGCCACAGGTGGTGCCAAGGTTACGCTGTGGGATCTCCGCTCGCGCACCGCGGTTCGCAGCCTTCCCGCAGGCGCCGGGACGGGGACGTTGGTGTTCAGTCCTGACAGTCGGATCTTCGCTTCGGGCGGTTCCCCAGTGCGCTTGTGGAGCACCGCGACCGGCCAGCGGCTCAACACCTCACCCGCGGATGTGCTGAACGGCGAAGTCGCGTTCTTGCCTGATGGAAAGCACGTTGTCCTGCTCGGGCAGCCCGATGCAGCCATCAACGATCCGGAACTTCACGGGGACAAGGCCGGGATCTGGATCTTGGATTCCACCACCCACGACATCACAGGCCCCTTCTTCCCGCCGAATACCGCCAACGCCCTCACGCTGGCCGTAAGCCCCGATGGCTCTACAATCGCCACGGGCGATGAGAAAGGAAAACTTTACTTGTGGGACACCGCCACCGCGCAGCCTCTGGGTGATCCCATCAAGGCACACGGCGAGTTCATCACCGGCTTGGCGTTCACGTCCGATGGATCAACGGTGGTCAGCAGTTCCTACGACACCGTCGTCAGGGCCTGGAACGCGAAGGTGCGACGCCCGGTCGGACCGGCAATCCAGGAAGCGGGGATAGCCGATATGACAGCACTGACGAGCGATTCAATCCTGACAATAACCCAGGGTGGCCAACTGAAGACCTGGGACGGACCCAAGGGCGCCGTCAAAACGGCCGCCCTTCCACAACCACATCTGGACGCCATCGAACTGATGGCTGTGAGCCCGGACCAGCGGACCCTCGCAACCGGGTCATCCCCTGGTGCCACGTCCACGATCTTCCAACTATGGGATCTTCCGTCTCGACGCCCCCTGACAGGATCGATCACCGTACCTAACGCTGCCCGTTTCGGAGCGATGGCGTTCTCTCCGGACAGTCGCCATCTCGCTACAGTTGGCTGGGGCGGCGGACTCACTATCTGGGACGCACGGACTGGGAAGCGAACCGCAGGGCCCCTTGGCCGCAGCAAATCCTACCTCGCCTACAGTGCAGACGGCCATACGATCGCCACCGCCAACGGCATCGACCTGCCCACCGGCAACCACACCTACGACCTCACGATCCACCTATGGGACACGCGAACCGGCCGAGAAAGGACGCCAGCGTTAACAGGGCACACAGGCCAACTGACCGGTCTCGCCTTCAGCCCCGACGGCGCCACCCTCGCCTCCTCCGCGGTCGACGGAACCGTGCGGCTTTGGAATGTCACCTCCGGAAAACAGACCGGCAACTCCCTCACCACATCCACAGTGCCCGTCACCGCCATGGCCTTCGACCGAAACGGGCGGACCCTGGCAGTCGCTACCGCAATCACCGCCGCGAGCTCAGTCCAACTCTGGGATCTCCCCACACGCCACCCACTCGGCCCCCCGCTCCATGAGCCCACCGACTACGACACCCGGCTTACTTTCACCACATCGGGCGACCTCGTCTCACTCAGCTACGACGATCCAGACGAGACCGATACCGATACCGCCACAGACCCTCCGTTTTCCCTGCGCTACTGGAAGACCCAACGCCTAGCCGACCCAATCACCGAAATCTGCCGCATCAACGGTTCACTCAACTCAAAAGAATGGGATCAGTACATCGACAGTCAGCCCTACCAGAAAGCCTGCCCATAA